In Mustela nigripes isolate SB6536 chromosome 2, MUSNIG.SB6536, whole genome shotgun sequence, a single window of DNA contains:
- the KIAA1143 gene encoding uncharacterized protein KIAA1143 homolog: protein MSKRNQVSYVRPAEPAFLARFKERVGYREGPTVETKRIQPQLPEEDGDHSDKEDEQPQVVVLKKGDLSVEEVMKIKAEIKAAKADEEPAVVDGRIMYRKPVKRSSDEKYSGLTASSKKKKANEDEINKQDSVKKNSQKQVKNSCLLSFDNEDETQ from the exons ATGAGCAAGCGGAACCAGGTTTCGTACGTGCGGCCAGCCGAACCGGCGTTCCTGGCTCGCTTCAAGGAACGGGTCGGCTACAGGGAGGGCCCTACCGTGGAAACCAAG AGAATCCAGCCTCAGCTCCCAGAGGAAGATGGTGATCACAGTGACAAAGAAGATGAACAGCCCCAAGTGGTGGTTTTAAAAAAGGGAGACCTGTCAGTTGAAGAAGTCAtgaagattaaagcagaaataaaggcTGCCAAAGCAG ATGAAGAACCGGCTGTAGTTGATGGGAGAATTATGTATCGAAAACCGGTCAAGCGTTCCTCGGATGAAAAATATTCAGGTCTAACAGCAAGTTCGAAAAAGAAGAAGgcaaatgaagatgaaataaataagcaGGACTCAGTTAAAAAGAACTCACAAAAGCAAGTCAAAAACAGTTGCCTCCTTTCTTTTGACAATGAGGATGAAACTCAGTAA